The segment GAAACATAATCCTCATATCCTCGATAAAAATGATCAGTACCCTGTACTAATTCCAGAATTTTTGGAGAAGATATTTCCAAAAAACCCTTTAACGTCTCTCCGGTAGTTACAGCAAAATCATTTTCACTATAAAGAAACAATTTTTCCTTTTTGCAATGACGTAAGAAATCCAGGTTATACGGGCCAAATGGTACGGATATAGATGCCAATGCCTTCACATGGCTATTTTCCATGCCGACCCTCATACCAACTACGGCGCCAAATGAATATCCTGCAATAAAGATTTCATCTCTATCAGTTTGGGATATTAAGAAATTTAATGCAGCCTGTACATCGTTAAAAGCATCAAGGTAACCCTCACCATGTAAAGAATCTTCCCAACGCTGGTTTCTTTGAACAATATCCTTTTCACGGCTTTCACTGTTTCCCACACCTCGATAGTTAAAACGGAGAGACATAAATCCCATCTGAACCGACATCTGTGCAAGACTCATAATTACATTATTATCCATATTACCACCCAGAATGGGATGCGGTGCACACAAGAGAATTGATGGAGATGATTGAGAAACCCCGTTATATGTTAATACACCTTCCAGATTCAGATCATCTGATGCAAAATGTACATATTCTTCAATCATATTTTAAGCAGTTATACCTGAACAAAAATATTTTACCATTTTCGTATCATCTGATTTTTGAACCTTAGCCTTTTTCTGTTTATTGTTCAATTGACTCCAGGAGCATTTGCGATAACCTGAAGTTATGCATACCATATAACTGAACCAGTCTTAAAATGTCATGTATATCTTTATTGATATCCTTCTTATAGAATTGTTTAGTTTTGCTACTAAGTGTCTCCTTCCATGCATCGTACAATAATCCATAATCGGGATTATGGCATTCTACGCAGTTTTCCCGAACAGCCTTAAATGAATATCCTTCCGGTTCCAATTTGTGGCAATCTGTACAGGAAACAGCATTGAACATCCAATCGGGTTTTTTTGAGATACTGTTTTTTATATTTCCATTTATATAAGCCCTCACATCAGCATGACATTTTAAACAACCATCTTCATTTGCAGAAATACTTTTCACCAAAGGTTTATCTGAATTTTCCCCTGATGATGCGTTATTCTTCAGGGATAAAGGATTTATGGGTATTTTATCTGTTTTTCTATGATGGCAGGTCCAACAATCTTTGTTCTGTATAACCAATCTGCCATGCATCTCCATATTGACAGGACTACTATCGTGGCACTGATTGCACGCCAGCCCATGATTAAGTGAGTGGGTCTTGTGCCGGAAAACCTTCCCCTGGTATATTGTACGATATGCCAGATAGTTAACATGACACCGGTCAGTACAGGAACTTGTTGAAGGTTGATATTTCTGGTCAAACATTACTTCCTGTTCATCGTAGCAAAAAGACGTACCTTGCTTTTTTTCAGAGGAGAAAGATGCTGAAGGTGCTTGTTTCTTGTTTATATATCCTTTTGCTGATGAAGTTTTTAATGGTTTTATTCCAAAACCGCTACATTTCCAAAGTAATGGTTGCAATAAAACAATACTTATGAAAAAAATAGAAAAAGAAAGGAATTTCATGGCATATGGTCAGGTACAGGCTCACCTATTACCTGCTTTACATTTTCGATGCTGTAGTCTAATAGATCTTTAACGTACTTAATATTGTGGGCACCGTTACTTCCGTCCTCCTTGATGAGTTGATAATTTACTTCTGCTTCCTGAATTACGGGATGTCTGGCATTGCGTTGCCTTTTTGCCTTTCCCAGCAAAGAATTTAACAAACGCATTCCCGATACGGTGAAATGTATCTGTTCAGAAAGTATTTTATCAAATCCTCTCTCATGACAGTTATTACACACTTCAGGCGCTACATTCGTGGAGAATTGCTTATCCTTATGGCATGCAGAACAATTCAGTGTAGCAAGACACATAGGATCCGGCTTCCCCTTAACCCCCCTTCCTCCCTGTCCCATCATAATCAGTTTTTGTATTGTATGGTTTTTCTGAATAGTTTTAGAGTAACTGCTTTCGTAAATAGTATCAGGAACGTTTTGGGTTTCGGGCCAGCCGTGTTTTATTGAAGCATGACACGAACTACAATCCGTTTTATGTTTATTAATATGAATATCGTGGAGATCCGGTACACTTTGATATTTATCAGTAACATGTATGTGGCATTGAAAACAATTCTTTCTGTCTACTTCTCCATATCCTTGAATAATCTGAAAGTGACAATCGGAACAAAGCACCTTTTCATTTCCCTCATACACGTCATGATTAAAGGTTTTTCCGTAGATCTCTGTGGTTTTTTTAATATGGCCATGACATAAGGTACAATCAGAAATGGGTTTTTTATCTTGTACGTAAAAAAGTTTTTTAGTATCTATAAAGTGACAGGTATTACACGTGGTTTCATTGGTTTCAAAATGCTTTTCCCCACCGACACCGGAGTGGCACGAGGTACATTTGAGACTGAAACTTCCGGCAATCCTGTAAATATGTGTTTTATGCTGAAATGGTTTTATGCTTTTGTACACACTGGTTTTTGCTAATAACGTAGAGAGTGGATGACATTGCTCCGCAGTGCAATGCTCATTACTCATTTCTGTGGCCATCATACGTAGACCTTCATTCTCATGGGTGTGACAATCTATACAACCAATCTCCCCTGATAGCTTCTTGCAAGCGTTATTAAAGGTAATTGCATCGTGGCATTTTGCGCAATATTGAGGATAATTTGGCCTTGCCATCGTAATACCAAATACGACAACAACCACCCCTATGGCTGCAAGGGAAAATATTGCAAGCCTGACCGTTGTCTTTTTGTTCAGTTTTTTTACTTCGTTAAACATATAAAACACCAATGAAAATAGTAATGAATGACCACTAATAAACAATTATGACTTATTGTCTGTATGTTACCTCTGCCAGCGTAATAACCGTATCTTTATCAAAAGAGGTTCTGGCCATATTTGCCCTTAATAACCACGAACCTTCCTCATACTGAAAGCAAAATGGTATAATTCTCTTTTCCTTATATTTCAAGGCAGTTTTTAATTCCACGAACAGTGACTCTTTCTGATGACCGATAACCTGATCTGACATATCCAGCAATTCTATTGTCACAACAACTTCCCTATAACCATAATCCCCTGTCGGCACACTGTGAGGAATGGACGTATTTTCAATTTCCAGTATACCCTCGATTCTGCCTTCTGAACCGATTACTTTTGTAAACGACATTATTAATAACCTATCGTTTTCTTTCAACAGATTGTGATATGAAAACAAATGCTGCTTTCCTTCTCTCTTAGGATATATCTTTTGCCATGGATCGTCCTGGATAAGTTTCCGTTGTATCGCAGGCATGTGGCAATCCTGACATGTTTTCCTCTCTTCCGAAGTATCAGATTCCTGCCATACCCTGAAGGTATCTACATGACATTTTCCACATAATTCGCTTGTTCTGTAGAAAGGATTATTTTCTGAAACGGGGTGGGGTCCACGCGCAGGCGTAGGACCGCTTAATTTGCAGTCATTTAAATGACAACTAATGCAATTTACCCCCTCTTCCATATTTACCATACGTGGTTCAATCCTGGCATCAACAAAAATAGTCTCGGGGACATGACACCCCAGGCAAAAGGTAAATTGATAGTTATTCGTTTCCTCTTTAAACGCAGTATTCTTAAAACTTTGTGCGTGCGGTGAGTTCTTCCATTCATAATAAATATCTCTGTGGCAATCCCCGCACCGTTCGGATTTTGAAGATTTTACACCTTTTTCAACGAGTTCAGGATATATATTACAACTTACAGGTAAAACACACACGGTTAGTAAAAGAATTGGAATATATGTCCTTGTGAGCCTTATGGATTTATAAAACATAGAGTCATTACAAAAATGATTGCAGCAATAACAATAGAAAACGGTATTGGCCGTCGCCACAAATTATTATTTCTTTTGTAGCCGTTGTTAAAAAGCGATACATTATGCCTTTTCCCGTCCGTAATGAATGGCCATGAAATAAACAGCAATAAGCTGAATACTAATAAAGCAATGAACAAAACTTCGTGCTGGATAAGATTACGTAATCTGTATACCGGTAGAAAAAACCACGGGATATGATCCGGCTTGTTCGTAAATTTACATGGTAAGGGTAATATGATAACGGCAACCAGTTCAATAACGACTAAAAAACATGCTACGATGGTATGCCTGAACATTTCGTTTGGGAAAAAGGGTTCAAGTTCATTAGGTTTTTTGTCTTTTGTATAATCTTTCATGTGGTAAAACGGATTATTTGTCAACTCCTAACCGTGTGACATTAAATAAATTATTCTTCTGGCCTTATGCCAATAAACTCCTACAGATGCTCATAAATACCTGTCTTTCTCACCATAAAGAAGTGCATGCTCATAAATAATGCCATCGCCAACGGAATACCAATAACATGCAAGGTATAAAAGAATATCAAATGCATGGTAAGGCGTTCACTCCCGTTGTGGAAAGACAATTTGCTCCCTGTATAATACATAAGAAAAGTAAGAATGAGCAAGCATGCGCCCGATACCCAGTGTAATTCCCGCGGATGCCGGTAAATCCCCTTGAAGAGGATACGAAGCATGTGACCAAGTACCATTCCGATCATGATGTGAGGTCCTACAGCATGAAGACGCTGAATAAGCCATCCGTAAGGAACCTGATGACTCACATACTGAATACTGGCTGTTGCCTCATGAGCACTTGGAATAAAGTAGAACATAAGAAATATCCCCGTACCAAGCTGGATGATAAATACAAGCAGGGACAGCCCACCCATGCATCCGAACCAACTCAAACCTTTTGGGATTAATTTCCGTGTAACATTATCCTCTATAAATTCCCTGAAGAAGCCCTTATGTTTCATTTTGTTTCTTATCAATAAATATGCCGTCTAATATATCCGTCATATAATCTATATCATTGCGGGTAATTACCAAAGGCGGCTGGAATGTAAGTACGTTTCGTGAAACGCCGGTTTTTCCTGCCAGAATTCCACGTTCTTTCAACTCTTCAAGTATAGCATCAGTCTCTTCAACCGCGGGAATCTTGTCCTCATTTACGAGTTCAACACCCAGCATAAGCCCTTTTCCTCTGATATCTCCAATAAGAGCATACCTTTGTTTCATTTTCAGCAGCTTATCCTTCAAATAACCTCCAAGTTCCTCAGCCTTCTGCACAAGCTGGTATTTTTCAATAACACCGATAGTTGTCAAAGCAGCAGTGGCAGATACGGGATTACCGCCTGTTGTAGAAGCGCCGGGACGCGTATAAGATTGAGCTATTTTATCGCTTGTTATAAAGGCACCCATGGGAGTACCATTGGATATGGCTTTTGCCATTGTCATTATGTCTGGAATAACCTCCCAGTGTTGCATAGCAAACATTTCTCCCGTTCGCCCAAAACCGGTCTGTACCTCGTCTGCTATGAAAAGAACCTGGTATTTATCAAGAATTTTACGAACTACCTTAAAATACTCTGAAGGCGGTGTAATAATACCACCGTTGCCCTGTATAGGCTCGACAATAAAAGCAGCAAAATCATCATCCTTAACAACATCTTCTATACATGTTGCACACCGCAGATTGCAGAGTGGGTAAGTAAGTTCAAATGCACAACGATAGCAATATGCCGATGGAATATGAACAATATCATTCAGGGGGGAAGGGTCTGTCCTCCACATCGAAAGTCCCGTTAAATTCATCGCAAGTTTTGTACGTCCGTGAAGACCCTGGTTGACGGCAACAATCCTGCGTTTCTTTGTATGTAACTGGGCAAGAAGTACCGCCCCTTCGTTTGCTTCAGAACCACTTGCGCAAAAGAAAGATCGCCTGAGTGTCCCAGGTGAAATCATCGCCAATTTTTCTGCAAGCTCCACAATAGGCTGAGTGAGATAAATAGTTGTGGTGTGTTGAAGGGTTTTTATCTGCTCACATACCTTCTCTACAATTTCAGGATTACAATGTCCCGCATTCATTACAGACACCCCACCGTAGAAATCCAGATATTGTTTACCGGCATGGTCGTACAAGTACTGCATTTCACCCCTGACAATCTGCATGGGTTTTTTGTAAAAATGGTATACACAGGGAATAAGATATTCCAGTTTCTTTTGAAGAATGGCATCTGGCCCGATGTAGTTTCCTGTCATGTTTATCTTATCGTTCATAAAGGAAATAAATCGTATTTTCCCTAAAATTATTTTGACACTTTTAGCAAAAATAGTATTTTTCAAGAACAAGCGTCCCCGCTTGTCATAAAGGTAATATTTTGCAGGCAGGGCAAACCTTTATGCTTTCCTGCAAAAATGCAAGGCTAAAGCCCTCCCCTACTTTTTGGAAAAAGGAAAGTAAGGTGTGTAAAAATGTCTTAACACACCGCCAAATCCCCTTGTTATAGGTGAGTTAGAAAAATCGCTGCCAAAGGCAGCTTAATTTATACTTCTCATTACTGCTGCTGTGCTCGGAGAATGGGTTATATCTTGTGCATAACCACCCAGATTAAACCCCCTTGGACTTTCTCTTGCAAGTATATCCCAATCACTTTCCTTTATCGGTAATGAGAGATTAGAATGTTCCTGCGCGATATTTAAGTACTTTCGGTATAAACCAACAAGGGTTTTTATGAACGCATCTTCGTAATATTGCGATTCGATCCTCAATATACGTACACCTGTCCGCGTAAAGGTGCCAAGATATGGTAATACGCAAATATCCCTTGCAAGCAGAAGATGATTACGGCAGTATTGATCTATTTCTATGGGACGGATCTCCCCGCGTTCATCCTTCAGGGCATATCCAATGTATTGACACATCTGCCTGCAATGGTCCTTTTTATGGGATTTAGAAGTTGTCATGGCAGGAATACAATGTTCCAGTATCATACTGCAGACAGGACCGTGAACAATGCATTCCACCGGCAGCAATGCCTCCCGTGATAATTGTTTCAAATGTTTATAGGAACATTCCAGGGAGGCCGTAATCCCGGTAGCGCCAAGTTCCTTTAAAAGTTTTAATGCGTGTGTATTGAGGACATTAAACGAATAATCTCCTAAAACTTTCAGACCAAATTCCCTTGCAAGGCGCATAGTACCAAGGCTATGAACCAATACGAAATCAACATCGGAAAATACTGCCTGTTCAAACAACCATAATACACCGGCCATTTCCTGGGGAGTAGTTACACGGGGTGTACTCATTCCTATGGTTTTACCTGCGTCACGGACCCTTTTGCATGCTTCGGCATAAGATGATTTTGTCCAAAACTGTTTTTTTAACGGTGATACTTCGCCATTTATATAGATACGGTCTGCGCCTTCTTCAAGCGCGGCCTTTAAACCACTCATGGAAGCAACTTTTACAGATAGCAGCGGGTATGCTTCGTTTTTCTGCTTTATGAAAGATTCTTCAAAAGGGTTATGATAAATATCTTCTTTCAACAGGGATACCTCTTTTGCTGCACGGCTTAAGAAGAGGGGTTCCCGGCTGCCCGATATATCAACGAGAGAAGCAGATCCGGATGAAAAAGCTATTGATGTTGTAAATTCACGTACCCGATGGTTATACAATTGCTCGTAGTCCATGGAACTCATAGAATAAGCAAGCGGGTTATCATGATAGGCATCGATTGCTTTCCTATAGACACCAACAACTATCCTCAGGAAATCAGCATGCCTCATGCGTCCCTCAATTTTTAATGAACAAACCCCCGCGTGGATGAGGTCCGGAATATGCCGCAGGAGGCACATATCTTTCATAGCCAACAAATATCCTGTAGGTAAATCTCCTATTAGCTGTCCTGAATTATTTTCTACCAGTGAATAACGCCAGCGGCAAGGCTTCATGCATTCTCCACGATTGGCACTCTTACCAAAAAGAACACCACTGGCATAACACTGACCGCTCTGGCAAATGCAAAGATCTCCATGGACAAAATATTCAACTTCAATTCCCGTCTTTTCCTGAATTTCTTTTACCTGTGCCAGGGAAATATCCCTTGAAGTGATAATGCGGCTCACACCAAGTTCCTTCAGCGCCAGTGCAGATTCGATATTATGGATGTTCATCATAGTGCTGATATGAACAGGCGTATGAATCTCCATTTGTCTGATTAATTGTAATACACCAAGATCCTGAACGATAATTGCGTCTACCCGGATTTCATGTAAATATTGAAGAAAAAGATATATGTCCCTCATCTCGTCGTCACAGAGCAGGTTGTTTACCACGACATAGAGTTTTACTCTTTTGTCGTGGGCATATTGTACGGCGTCTGCAATTTGTTTTTCGGTAAAGTGAAAGTCTGACCTGTGGAGACGCATGTTAAAACGTTTACCGCCAATGTATACGGCATCGGCACCTGCCTCTACTACAGCAGTCAAAGCATCCCAGCGTCCTGCCGGTGCAAGTAATTCAATCCTCTTTTCTGATAACTTCATAATTTTTCCTTATTTCGATTGTATATGAATTTTCATTTTCCTTATGCGGTTTACAGGATGGTGCGGACAAACTGAGTTTGCCCGTAATTGTCTGGATAAGCACATGGATAGGGAATATGAAATGCGTACCATCCAAAAACCTGCTCATTTAATAAACACCGGGTCTTGCCCTTTCTCTCAATTCTTGCAACAACGATGGATTTCTGATCCCGTCCTGATATATACCAAGCAATCGGGTTTTTTTTGTCGCTGCAATCCGGATAGCCTCATCCCTTTCAAACATATTTGGAATAAAAAAGGACTCGTCAAGCCGGTGACATACAACTTGTCCTTTTTTCCCATATTCAACGATCTGTGAAAGACGGTGTTGAACGGGCCGGACACCGTCTTTTGTCGAAACAACCTGCAGCACCAGACGGGGTCCCGGTGGATAGTAATCCAGATCAAAATCTCCGGACTCATCAATCTCCATACAGAGGCCAAACAGAGTATTCCCATAGCCGGCAATATGAATGGCATTGGGAAAGAGGTCAGTTTTAAACCTTTTCAATTGTTCCTTTTCAAGGGCAACCCCGCCGTAATGAATTCCCTGGATTTGCATTCTTTGTTCAACATCCATTTCCCCGGCAAGATGCATGAGGAGTGGAGGTGTCGTGAAAATTACTCCAATATACTGCCGTTTCAGTATATCCAGTGCCTGTTCAACAATGTGGCTAAGATACCTTTTATAACCAAGTGAATTTGGCTTAAACTTTTTTATCCATCGCGGGTCCAGATCAATAGAAAAAGGGGACATACTACCCATACTCCTCGCAACCGGACCAACTGCTTTACCAATAATATGGGGACCACTTGGACCAACCCATAGCCAATTAACGCCCCTGGGAAAGCCTCTCTGTACCGCAACGTACCGAAACCATTCAACAAAGGCAGTAAAAAACTCGTCTTTCAAATAAGCCGTTACCTTGGGGAATCCCGTTGTCCCTGCCGTTTCTCCCAATATTAAATCCTCTTTATTTCTCAAATATATTTCTGGAATAAAGTGTTCTATTGGATATCGTCGAAGATCTTCTTCCTCCATAGGGCCAAGGAGGCAAAGTTCGGACAGAGAAGATATGTCTCTCCT is part of the Candidatus Jettenia sp. AMX2 genome and harbors:
- a CDS encoding dienelactone hydrolase family protein; protein product: MIEEYVHFASDDLNLEGVLTYNGVSQSSPSILLCAPHPILGGNMDNNVIMSLAQMSVQMGFMSLRFNYRGVGNSESREKDIVQRNQRWEDSLHGEGYLDAFNDVQAALNFLISQTDRDEIFIAGYSFGAVVGMRVGMENSHVKALASISVPFGPYNLDFLRHCKKEKLFLYSENDFAVTTGETLKGFLEISSPKILELVQGTDHFYRGYEDYVSQKICKFFISHTQQ
- a CDS encoding multiheme c-type cytochrome; the encoded protein is MFDQKYQPSTSSCTDRCHVNYLAYRTIYQGKVFRHKTHSLNHGLACNQCHDSSPVNMEMHGRLVIQNKDCWTCHHRKTDKIPINPLSLKNNASSGENSDKPLVKSISANEDGCLKCHADVRAYINGNIKNSISKKPDWMFNAVSCTDCHKLEPEGYSFKAVRENCVECHNPDYGLLYDAWKETLSSKTKQFYKKDINKDIHDILRLVQLYGMHNFRLSQMLLESIEQ
- a CDS encoding cytochrome c3 family protein; this encodes MFNEVKKLNKKTTVRLAIFSLAAIGVVVVVFGITMARPNYPQYCAKCHDAITFNNACKKLSGEIGCIDCHTHENEGLRMMATEMSNEHCTAEQCHPLSTLLAKTSVYKSIKPFQHKTHIYRIAGSFSLKCTSCHSGVGGEKHFETNETTCNTCHFIDTKKLFYVQDKKPISDCTLCHGHIKKTTEIYGKTFNHDVYEGNEKVLCSDCHFQIIQGYGEVDRKNCFQCHIHVTDKYQSVPDLHDIHINKHKTDCSSCHASIKHGWPETQNVPDTIYESSYSKTIQKNHTIQKLIMMGQGGRGVKGKPDPMCLATLNCSACHKDKQFSTNVAPEVCNNCHERGFDKILSEQIHFTVSGMRLLNSLLGKAKRQRNARHPVIQEAEVNYQLIKEDGSNGAHNIKYVKDLLDYSIENVKQVIGEPVPDHMP
- a CDS encoding multiheme c-type cytochrome; the protein is MFYKSIRLTRTYIPILLLTVCVLPVSCNIYPELVEKGVKSSKSERCGDCHRDIYYEWKNSPHAQSFKNTAFKEETNNYQFTFCLGCHVPETIFVDARIEPRMVNMEEGVNCISCHLNDCKLSGPTPARGPHPVSENNPFYRTSELCGKCHVDTFRVWQESDTSEERKTCQDCHMPAIQRKLIQDDPWQKIYPKREGKQHLFSYHNLLKENDRLLIMSFTKVIGSEGRIEGILEIENTSIPHSVPTGDYGYREVVVTIELLDMSDQVIGHQKESLFVELKTALKYKEKRIIPFCFQYEEGSWLLRANMARTSFDKDTVITLAEVTYRQ
- a CDS encoding cytochrome b N-terminal domain-containing protein — its product is MKHKGFFREFIEDNVTRKLIPKGLSWFGCMGGLSLLVFIIQLGTGIFLMFYFIPSAHEATASIQYVSHQVPYGWLIQRLHAVGPHIMIGMVLGHMLRILFKGIYRHPRELHWVSGACLLILTFLMYYTGSKLSFHNGSERLTMHLIFFYTLHVIGIPLAMALFMSMHFFMVRKTGIYEHL
- a CDS encoding aspartate aminotransferase family protein; translated protein: MNDKINMTGNYIGPDAILQKKLEYLIPCVYHFYKKPMQIVRGEMQYLYDHAGKQYLDFYGGVSVMNAGHCNPEIVEKVCEQIKTLQHTTTIYLTQPIVELAEKLAMISPGTLRRSFFCASGSEANEGAVLLAQLHTKKRRIVAVNQGLHGRTKLAMNLTGLSMWRTDPSPLNDIVHIPSAYCYRCAFELTYPLCNLRCATCIEDVVKDDDFAAFIVEPIQGNGGIITPPSEYFKVVRKILDKYQVLFIADEVQTGFGRTGEMFAMQHWEVIPDIMTMAKAISNGTPMGAFITSDKIAQSYTRPGASTTGGNPVSATAALTTIGVIEKYQLVQKAEELGGYLKDKLLKMKQRYALIGDIRGKGLMLGVELVNEDKIPAVEETDAILEELKERGILAGKTGVSRNVLTFQPPLVITRNDIDYMTDILDGIFIDKKQNET
- a CDS encoding U32 family peptidase: MKLSEKRIELLAPAGRWDALTAVVEAGADAVYIGGKRFNMRLHRSDFHFTEKQIADAVQYAHDKRVKLYVVVNNLLCDDEMRDIYLFLQYLHEIRVDAIIVQDLGVLQLIRQMEIHTPVHISTMMNIHNIESALALKELGVSRIITSRDISLAQVKEIQEKTGIEVEYFVHGDLCICQSGQCYASGVLFGKSANRGECMKPCRWRYSLVENNSGQLIGDLPTGYLLAMKDMCLLRHIPDLIHAGVCSLKIEGRMRHADFLRIVVGVYRKAIDAYHDNPLAYSMSSMDYEQLYNHRVREFTTSIAFSSGSASLVDISGSREPLFLSRAAKEVSLLKEDIYHNPFEESFIKQKNEAYPLLSVKVASMSGLKAALEEGADRIYINGEVSPLKKQFWTKSSYAEACKRVRDAGKTIGMSTPRVTTPQEMAGVLWLFEQAVFSDVDFVLVHSLGTMRLAREFGLKVLGDYSFNVLNTHALKLLKELGATGITASLECSYKHLKQLSREALLPVECIVHGPVCSMILEHCIPAMTTSKSHKKDHCRQMCQYIGYALKDERGEIRPIEIDQYCRNHLLLARDICVLPYLGTFTRTGVRILRIESQYYEDAFIKTLVGLYRKYLNIAQEHSNLSLPIKESDWDILARESPRGFNLGGYAQDITHSPSTAAVMRSIN